CTGCAGAGAAATTCGATCATGAAAAGGGGTATAAGTTTTCGACCTATGCCACTTGGTGGATCCGTCAGGCGATCACCCGCGCCATTGCCGATCAGTCGCGAACCATCCGACTACCCGTTCACCTCTACGAGACCATTTCAAGGATCAAGAAAACCACCAAGGTTCTCAGCCAGGAATTTGGTCGCAAACCAACAGAGGAAGAAATTGCTGAATCGATGGAAATGACCATCGAAAAATTGCGATTTATCGCTAAGAGTGCACAGCTCCCAATCTCCCTCGAAACACCCATCGGCAAAGAAGAGGATTCACGACTAGGCGACTTCATCGAAGCTGACATCGAGAATCCAGAGCAAGATGTTGCCAAAAACCTTCTTCGCGAAGACCTTGAAGGAGTTCTTGCAACGCTTAGCCCCCGTGAGCGTGATGTCCTACGCCTTCGCTATGGCCTTGACGATGGGCGCATGAAAACATTGGAAGAGATTGGTCAAATCTTTGATGTAACCCGCGAACGGATTCGTCAAATTGAAGCCAAAGCTCTGCGAAAATTACGCCATCCCAACAGGAATGGAGTTCTGAAGGAATACATCAAATAGCAAGCTCAGTTTAAGCTGACAGCTTTACCATCCCCTGTTTTTGACAGGGTTTTTTATTGCCCCACAGCAAATCTCTCAACACCACACTGAAATCTATCCCAAATGCACATTCCCGACCATTAATCATACTTCCATCAACTCAACCTACAAAACCAATAACAAACAAGCAACGATCGATCAAACAAATGGACAGCAACATTAGAGACTCATCCAGTGATTTCCTGGCAGCCCTGGAGTCACTGAAGAAAGCAAGACTTGTGACCCATGCCTTTATGACGCATGACCACCAATTGAAGGGCCTAACGGAAGCCGAACAAAACAGCTTGCACAACAACATCACGCCATTCTTCAATGCAATCTTTGAGATCGAAGACAGAGTTTTGGCCTGGTATCGTGAATTTCATCCAGACCTCACAGACGATGACGACTTAATTGAGTCAATCGAAAAGGAATTAGACTACGAAACTCTTCTTTCCGAGAAAGGCAAATTGGACCTAGAAAAACTTTTTAAAGAGGATTCCTATATTGGCACCCAGCATTAAAAGCAAGTGGACCCCATTCGAGCTTGAAAACTTAATTTTGAAATTCAAAATTAAAATTTCAAGATTTGAGATTCACGCTCATTCATAGATAGTTGCGAATGACCGCTTATGCCTCATCCTCAATGCATTCGGTGAACTCTTGAAAAGCCCGTTTCAATCGTTCCACAGGAGTTTCTGAAGGCGGACACTCTTGGGATGTGTTGCGTGCATAGACCTGAAGAAGCCGAGGATCAGGATCCAGAATGGAGGCCACGGCGGCTTTATAAACCACAACATTTTTTTGTGACGTCAGGCCCTCTAGATAAGGCTGCAATTGCCAAAGCTGATCGGAACTGGTTTGGATCACACTCAGTGGACGTATCAATTGGTATGCCCGTTCACCATCTGGATCGGTTGTGTTCCTCAGCCGCGCCATCAAGACACCGCCGCTGCTTAACAGAATCAATTTGATCGTGCCCTCATTCAAAAGCGGCAAAAAAGGGAGGACCTCCTTGGCCGACGTTGCCTGATCCAGAGCAGGCAGACCGTCCTTACGAACTCCGTTAACCACAGGCCCTGGCATGGCAATCACTCATCTGTGTTGAATCGTAAAGCTGAGCGCCCTAACAAGGCGACTAAGAGGCATGCCAATTTTCATAGACATGCACGTGACAGCGGGGGGCACGTCTGCGTAATCTTGCGGACTGAAGTCTCTCAAACATGGCCCTTGAGCATCTGCGCATCGCCTCACGCCGCAGCCAGCTGGCCATGGTTCAGACCAATTGGGTCAAAGCAGAACTTGAAAAGGCCCACCCCGGTCTCGCCATTTCTGTTGAGGCCATGGCAACCCAGGGAGACAAAATCCTCGACGTTGCCCTAGCGAAGATCGGAGATAAAGGCTTATTCACCAAAGAGCTGGAAGCTCAAATGCTGGTGGGCCGTGCCGAGATCGCTGTTCACTCCCTCAAAGACCTCCCTACAAATCTTCCCGAAGGGCTGATGCTGGGTTGCATCACCGAACGGGAAGACCCCGCCGATGCCTTAGTGGTGAACAGCAAAAATGCTGAGTACACACTGGAGACACTCCCAGAGGGTTCGGTGGTTGGAACGAGCTCGTTACGCCGCCTAGCCCAACTGCGCTACCACTACCCCCATCTTCAGTTCAAAGACGTTCGTGGGAACGTCATTACCCGTCTTGAGAAACTCGACTCAGGCAATTACGACTGTTTGATCTTGGCCGCCGCTGGACTCAGCCGACTCGGCTTCGGCGATCGAATTCACCAAAGCATCCCCGGAAACATCTCTCTCCATGCGGTGGGTCAAGGAGCTTTAGGGATTGAATGCGTCTGCGATCGTCCCGAAGTGATGGAGCTGATTCAAGTGCTAAACCATGCACCAACCGCAGCTCGCTGCTTAGCGGAACGAGCCTTCCTGAGGGTGCTTGAGGGCGGTTGCCAAGTGCCCATCGGCGTCAACACCCAAATTGAAGGCGACACCATCCAGCTCACGGGAATGGTGGCCAGCCTCGATGGCAAGCGGCTGATCCGTGACGAGCAGGCTGGCCCCATCGCCGATCCTGAAGCGGTGGGACGAGACCTCGCCCATAAGCTCAAAGATCAAGGAGCTGGCGAGATCCTTAGGGAGATCTTTGAACAGGAGCGGAGCCAGTGATCGCTGGTTTCAACGCTTAATTTCCACTGCCATTCCCACTTCCACGTGGTCATACAGCTGCTGAACATGCGCATTCAACATGCGCACACAGCCGTTGGATACGGCCGCTCTGGTTTTGACCCAATGGGGCCAGGGAGTGCCATGAATACCAAATTGATTGGGTCCACTGCGCAGGAAGCCAATCCAGCGATGGCCCAATGGGCTGTTAGGCCCACGTTTGGGATGCAGCTTCCCTGACTTAGTGCTCTGGTACTGAGGATTCATCATCATGTTTTCGACCTTGAACACCCCAGAGGGTGTTGGGGTCTTGGGATCACCGATCGCCACGGGCCATGGGCCATGGGTCTGCCCCTGGCGCACAACACTGATTTGCCTGCGGCCCAGATCCAACACAACGCGCCCCTCCACTGGCGAGCGAACAGCCATTGACACTTGGGTGGGCTGGAATTGGTTGGGCTGGGATCGAGACAGCGCTGGAGCCGCCACGAGAAGAGAGGAAGCGAGCAACGCCACCGGGAGACCAGGGACGCAAGCGATGCATTTGAGACCCATGAGCAGACAACCAAGACTCACTGGTCTCAACGTATGCACTGTGCGAAAAAAAAACCGCACACTGCGAGCAGTGAAACCTTAAGGATTTAAGAAATGTGCTAGCCAAACTCCAGAGCCTCCAAGCCGAAATGAAGCACCAACTGTCCTGGCCTGAAGGAGACGCAAAGCTGTTCTTGCAAGCCATGCAGGAAGTGGGCTGCATGGAAGGCGTTGCAGATCTTGAGCCCATCACCCTGGAAATGATCGAATCCATTCAGAACTTTGCTCTGAAGTCGTCCATCGATCTGAACCACCTCGATGGCATTAAGCCAGCGGCTCTATCAGACAAGATGGCCGATAAAAGCAAACGCGAACAACTCCTTCAGACCCTGATTCTTCTGCCTTATGT
This portion of the Synechococcus sp. ROS8604 genome encodes:
- a CDS encoding DUF6561 domain-containing protein; the protein is MPGPVVNGVRKDGLPALDQATSAKEVLPFLPLLNEGTIKLILLSSGGVLMARLRNTTDPDGERAYQLIRPLSVIQTSSDQLWQLQPYLEGLTSQKNVVVYKAAVASILDPDPRLLQVYARNTSQECPPSETPVERLKRAFQEFTECIEDEA
- the hemC gene encoding hydroxymethylbilane synthase; translated protein: MALEHLRIASRRSQLAMVQTNWVKAELEKAHPGLAISVEAMATQGDKILDVALAKIGDKGLFTKELEAQMLVGRAEIAVHSLKDLPTNLPEGLMLGCITEREDPADALVVNSKNAEYTLETLPEGSVVGTSSLRRLAQLRYHYPHLQFKDVRGNVITRLEKLDSGNYDCLILAAAGLSRLGFGDRIHQSIPGNISLHAVGQGALGIECVCDRPEVMELIQVLNHAPTAARCLAERAFLRVLEGGCQVPIGVNTQIEGDTIQLTGMVASLDGKRLIRDEQAGPIADPEAVGRDLAHKLKDQGAGEILREIFEQERSQ
- a CDS encoding L,D-transpeptidase, which translates into the protein MGLKCIACVPGLPVALLASSLLVAAPALSRSQPNQFQPTQVSMAVRSPVEGRVVLDLGRRQISVVRQGQTHGPWPVAIGDPKTPTPSGVFKVENMMMNPQYQSTKSGKLHPKRGPNSPLGHRWIGFLRSGPNQFGIHGTPWPHWVKTRAAVSNGCVRMLNAHVQQLYDHVEVGMAVEIKR